The following proteins are encoded in a genomic region of Methanomassiliicoccales archaeon:
- a CDS encoding pirin family protein translates to MQEIRKIVRSSKGNPTSDGAGVRLKRAFGPEDADLLDPFLLLDHFGSDDPDDYMAGFPMHPHRGIETITYILKGTVDHRDSTGRTGAINAGDIQWMTAGSGIMHQEMPRLSPTGVNGFQLWVNLPRARKMMDPRYRDVRKETIPTVEIGNGAEVKVVAGKVKGTPGPVRDLILPVEFLDVTLNRGGSLEREIPSQNNAFAYVFEGSVKFMEGGLLVETEHLAIFGRGDGVMAEAGPDGARFLLVSGRPIKEPIAWGGPVVMNTEEELDTAFREIHNGTFIKTAAPIEGGKK, encoded by the coding sequence ATGCAGGAAATCCGCAAGATCGTTAGATCATCGAAGGGGAACCCCACTTCCGATGGAGCGGGGGTCCGACTAAAGAGGGCGTTCGGACCGGAGGACGCAGATCTCTTGGATCCTTTCCTTTTGCTGGACCATTTCGGCTCAGACGATCCGGACGACTATATGGCCGGTTTCCCGATGCACCCTCATCGAGGCATTGAGACGATCACCTACATTCTAAAAGGAACGGTAGATCACCGGGACAGCACTGGCAGGACCGGAGCCATCAACGCCGGCGATATCCAATGGATGACCGCAGGGAGCGGGATCATGCACCAGGAGATGCCTCGACTGTCTCCTACCGGGGTGAATGGATTCCAGTTATGGGTCAATCTGCCCCGGGCCCGGAAGATGATGGACCCGCGATACCGGGACGTAAGGAAAGAGACGATACCTACGGTGGAAATCGGTAACGGGGCTGAGGTAAAGGTAGTGGCGGGCAAGGTAAAGGGCACACCTGGCCCGGTCCGCGACCTGATCCTACCGGTGGAATTTCTGGACGTGACACTGAACCGAGGAGGATCTCTGGAAAGGGAGATCCCGTCGCAGAACAACGCCTTCGCCTATGTATTCGAAGGCAGCGTGAAATTCATGGAGGGAGGGCTGCTGGTGGAGACTGAGCACCTGGCCATCTTCGGAAGAGGGGACGGGGTAATGGCCGAGGCAGGTCCGGATGGTGCGCGATTTCTGCTCGTCTCCGGGAGACCGATCAAAGAGCCGATCGCGTGGGGAGGCCCGGTGGTCATGAACACCGAAGAGGAGCTGGATACGGCCTTCCGCGAGATCCATAATGGTACTTTCATAAAGACCGCGGCCCCCATCGAGGGAGGAAAGAAATAA
- a CDS encoding SHOCT domain-containing protein has protein sequence MDDHPRRAISMIIGALIILLLGVLLVEIITSPSNFFRNDGTYYFPWWILGFIFIMILIGFIFRVLFWTFVGYDRYGRDFDRYRHWHGRYWEYPDRGAEHILDERYARGEITREQYQQMLDDIRKGRQRDSSPGTDHPPKM, from the coding sequence ATGGACGACCATCCGAGACGAGCAATCAGTATGATCATCGGTGCGCTGATCATTCTACTCCTGGGAGTGTTATTGGTAGAGATCATAACCAGCCCATCGAACTTCTTCCGGAACGATGGCACATATTACTTTCCCTGGTGGATCCTGGGATTCATCTTCATCATGATCTTGATCGGGTTCATCTTCAGGGTCCTGTTCTGGACCTTCGTTGGCTATGACCGGTATGGAAGGGATTTCGACAGATACAGACACTGGCATGGGAGATATTGGGAATACCCGGATAGGGGTGCGGAGCACATACTCGATGAACGATATGCCAGGGGCGAGATCACCAGGGAGCAATACCAACAGATGCTGGATGATATAAGGAAGGGGAGGCAGCGGGACAGCTCCCCCGGAACCGACCATCCTCCGAAAATGTAG
- a CDS encoding RIO1 family regulatory kinase/ATPase, with amino-acid sequence MPNDPYLDASVAWRIRTGNLEFREADFRTTSQNIIESGMATEVKGLISTGKEADVYLAGYNDAPIAVKMYRLYRTSHRGGRPIKLDSAGRLAAHEFDMLYQAWKGGALVPTPAKRVENMLSMRYLGNELGTAPRLVDAELDDPETFMISVIQGIESLAKAGVVHSDLSPYNILVFEGRPWFIDLSEAIRVDRLGYSHWQRLDEAKKALEHGLRTIQDHFLKYGVTNRDDDFVERIISSLDRFNVRERPG; translated from the coding sequence ATGCCAAACGATCCGTATCTTGACGCCAGCGTCGCGTGGCGCATCAGGACAGGCAACCTAGAGTTCCGCGAAGCAGATTTTAGAACGACCTCACAGAACATCATAGAATCGGGTATGGCCACGGAGGTGAAGGGGCTCATCAGCACCGGCAAGGAGGCGGACGTCTACCTGGCGGGTTACAACGACGCCCCTATAGCAGTGAAGATGTACCGGCTCTACCGCACGTCGCACAGGGGAGGAAGACCGATCAAGCTTGATTCGGCTGGCAGGCTGGCGGCGCACGAGTTCGATATGTTGTACCAAGCCTGGAAGGGAGGCGCCCTGGTTCCCACACCAGCAAAACGGGTGGAGAACATGCTCTCCATGCGCTACCTGGGAAACGAGCTGGGAACCGCCCCCAGGCTGGTCGACGCTGAATTGGATGACCCCGAGACCTTCATGATCTCTGTGATTCAGGGAATCGAGTCCTTGGCCAAGGCAGGTGTCGTCCATTCCGATCTGAGTCCCTACAACATCTTGGTCTTCGAAGGCAGGCCGTGGTTCATCGATCTGTCGGAGGCGATAAGGGTGGACCGGTTAGGCTATTCCCATTGGCAACGACTGGACGAGGCAAAGAAAGCGTTAGAACACGGTCTGAGGACGATCCAGGACCATTTCCTCAAGTATGGAGTGACGAACCGCGATGATGACTTCGTAGAGAGGATCATCTCATCATTGGACAGGTTCAATGTGAGGGAACGACCAGGATGA
- a CDS encoding SDR family NAD(P)-dependent oxidoreductase, with protein MKTGNMNITGNTVLITGGATGIGLALAGAFIIAGNEVIVCSRTEENLRKAREKLPELHIHRCDLSRPDGCEALRDWVVSRYPEVNILVNNAGIQRMIDFRKGATDLLSHRASDGMDEIDVNLKAYVYLTAFLVPDLMKKPKAAVVNISSGLGFIPLAITPVYSATKAAVHSFSVSLRHQLRNTSVKVFEIIPPIVDTDLDQGQRNARGQTNRGIPPSEVAKATLQAFGSDVYELAIGMAQGLKASSKSNFEEYFNNMNRGF; from the coding sequence ATGAAGACTGGGAATATGAACATCACGGGCAATACTGTCCTGATCACAGGCGGGGCGACCGGAATTGGTCTGGCGCTGGCGGGGGCGTTCATCATCGCAGGAAATGAGGTCATCGTCTGCTCAAGGACCGAAGAGAACCTCCGAAAGGCCCGGGAAAAGCTCCCAGAGCTGCACATCCACAGGTGCGACCTTTCAAGACCCGATGGGTGTGAGGCTCTGCGCGATTGGGTCGTATCCAGATATCCCGAAGTGAACATCCTGGTCAACAATGCCGGTATACAAAGGATGATCGATTTCCGAAAGGGGGCGACAGATCTGCTGAGCCACCGCGCATCCGATGGGATGGACGAGATAGATGTGAACCTGAAGGCCTATGTCTATCTCACCGCCTTCTTGGTCCCTGACCTTATGAAGAAGCCGAAAGCGGCAGTTGTCAACATCTCATCAGGTCTCGGTTTCATCCCCCTTGCGATAACCCCTGTCTACTCGGCCACGAAAGCTGCTGTTCACTCGTTCAGCGTATCCCTCAGGCATCAGTTGAGGAACACATCGGTGAAGGTCTTTGAGATAATCCCTCCCATTGTCGATACCGATCTGGACCAAGGCCAGCGCAACGCAAGAGGCCAAACGAACAGGGGCATTCCGCCCAGTGAGGTGGCTAAGGCCACACTGCAGGCTTTCGGATCCGATGTCTATGAGCTGGCCATCGGGATGGCCCAGGGTCTCAAGGCCAGTTCTAAGAGTAATTTTGAGGAATATTTCAACAACATGAACAGGGGCTTCTAA
- a CDS encoding cytochrome c biogenesis protein CcdA: protein MRSRIKGAVVIVVIFMLALAMMFLTFGIQTQPTEKIKPASDFIAMDRNGQNFSLFDFRNKIVILHITQLENPLCLECERSIAGQLNEIKRLADKGDPNIVVVTLNLRKVPSSEPGWEIAQKDYGIDVKWRWVEEFEPYPIGKDYLEYWQVNGAFSDPSVLIIDGHQNVAAAFHIYVVGRGVMDGVQTADGLMSVSEAIASGKMGDTMLGTTSQTALGLTSVVGLGIITSFSPCSLALLFTMMMYIGSASGRRPSEVSSKKELMQNIGTGVAFTLGMSVVFLLIGLTIGYLSGFLVFSPLFYLLAGAVLIILGANSVWPLGGLIFGARNRQGEGPSCGNVPEGGIRSSGKHLLTHFKGRSRPMAGFFLGILFSIGWAPCALSLVFPMILLIFALGVPALQSGLLLFAFGLAHGFVVIPSCAVSGEVRNRLTKGFTSNAFMIKAGFAGAVIVMGLFFALRYWGILLW from the coding sequence ATGAGATCTCGAATCAAAGGGGCTGTCGTGATCGTTGTCATCTTCATGCTTGCCCTTGCGATGATGTTCCTCACCTTCGGGATCCAGACACAACCTACAGAGAAGATCAAGCCAGCGTCTGATTTTATCGCCATGGACCGGAACGGTCAGAACTTCTCGCTTTTCGATTTCAGGAACAAGATCGTAATATTGCATATCACCCAGCTGGAGAACCCGCTTTGTTTGGAGTGCGAGAGATCCATTGCGGGCCAATTGAATGAGATCAAGAGGCTGGCCGACAAGGGCGATCCCAACATCGTTGTGGTCACCTTGAACCTGCGGAAGGTTCCCAGCTCAGAACCGGGATGGGAGATCGCGCAAAAGGATTACGGTATCGATGTCAAATGGCGATGGGTCGAGGAATTCGAGCCCTACCCGATCGGCAAGGATTATCTGGAATATTGGCAGGTGAACGGGGCCTTTTCCGATCCATCGGTGCTCATCATCGATGGACACCAGAACGTCGCTGCCGCCTTTCATATCTATGTCGTGGGGAGAGGTGTGATGGATGGGGTTCAGACCGCCGACGGGCTGATGTCGGTATCGGAAGCCATCGCATCTGGAAAGATGGGGGACACCATGTTGGGAACCACTTCACAGACCGCCCTCGGTCTTACAAGCGTGGTCGGCCTGGGGATCATCACATCCTTCTCGCCGTGTTCTCTGGCGCTGCTATTCACAATGATGATGTACATAGGCTCCGCCAGCGGAAGGAGGCCGTCCGAGGTAAGCTCCAAGAAAGAGCTGATGCAGAACATCGGAACAGGGGTGGCCTTTACTCTCGGCATGTCGGTGGTGTTCCTGCTTATCGGGTTGACGATCGGTTATCTGAGCGGGTTCTTGGTGTTCTCTCCGCTGTTCTATCTTCTGGCCGGAGCAGTGCTGATCATCCTGGGAGCCAACAGTGTCTGGCCTCTGGGGGGGCTGATATTTGGGGCCAGGAACCGGCAGGGAGAAGGACCTTCCTGCGGTAACGTTCCCGAAGGAGGAATTAGGAGCAGCGGCAAACATCTGCTCACTCATTTCAAGGGACGGTCAAGACCGATGGCCGGATTCTTCCTCGGGATCCTGTTCTCCATCGGTTGGGCGCCCTGTGCCCTTTCATTGGTATTCCCGATGATCCTTCTCATCTTCGCACTTGGGGTGCCGGCCCTTCAGAGCGGATTGCTTTTGTTCGCCTTCGGACTGGCACATGGTTTTGTGGTCATTCCATCCTGCGCTGTCTCCGGTGAGGTCAGGAACCGCCTGACGAAAGGCTTCACCAGCAACGCCTTCATGATAAAGGCTGGGTTCGCCGGCGCGGTGATCGTCATGGGCCTGTTCTTTGCGCTAAGGTACTGGGGGATATTGCTCTGGTGA
- a CDS encoding phosphoribosyltransferase family protein, whose product MGLIVEDMQLRQKRFVFRDRAESGMELVKRLEKYRGKDLAVLAIPSGGLPIAAEIAEGLGAVMDVIIVRKLHVPLNPEAGFGAMSMDGDAVLNNELVSDMALTHGQIEKAKGDAMREGLSRERALRGVRPFPDLKGKVVILVDDGLASGYTMLAAVRKVKQAHPASVVVAVPTGSDRSVEMVAREVDEVVCLNIRGMPFAVADAYRNWYDIDEEEAVRIMRYGNRP is encoded by the coding sequence ATGGGATTGATCGTCGAGGACATGCAGCTAAGGCAGAAACGTTTCGTGTTCAGGGACCGGGCCGAATCGGGGATGGAGCTGGTGAAACGCCTTGAAAAGTACCGGGGTAAGGACCTAGCGGTCCTGGCGATACCTTCGGGGGGTCTACCCATAGCGGCGGAGATCGCCGAAGGTCTAGGTGCGGTCATGGACGTCATCATAGTGCGAAAGCTGCACGTCCCTTTGAACCCGGAGGCAGGATTCGGAGCAATGTCCATGGATGGGGACGCGGTCCTGAACAATGAGCTGGTCTCGGACATGGCACTGACCCACGGGCAGATCGAAAAGGCAAAGGGGGATGCCATGAGGGAAGGGCTCTCGCGGGAGAGGGCCCTTCGGGGTGTTCGTCCTTTTCCCGATCTTAAAGGTAAAGTGGTGATCCTGGTGGATGATGGTCTGGCTTCTGGCTATACCATGCTGGCAGCGGTCCGTAAGGTGAAGCAGGCGCATCCGGCATCAGTGGTAGTGGCGGTCCCGACCGGTTCGGACCGGTCCGTAGAAATGGTGGCTAGAGAGGTGGATGAGGTGGTGTGCCTGAACATACGGGGTATGCCATTCGCCGTTGCTGACGCCTACCGCAACTGGTATGATATCGACGAGGAGGAAGCTGTCCGGATAATGCGCTATGGCAATCGGCCATAA
- a CDS encoding DUF2769 domain-containing protein, with translation MDAFEESMAAWGRMSDEDKKKLEGQNRDLCNCPTCPTYADCAKKKKELVFCFGGKSSCITTSKGCHCPGCRVKANFGLTNIYYCLNGTEMDIRKGD, from the coding sequence ATGGACGCGTTCGAAGAATCGATGGCCGCTTGGGGCAGAATGAGCGATGAAGACAAGAAAAAGCTGGAGGGTCAGAACAGGGACCTATGCAATTGCCCAACCTGTCCCACGTATGCCGATTGCGCCAAAAAGAAAAAGGAGCTGGTGTTCTGCTTCGGGGGGAAAAGCAGCTGCATCACCACTTCAAAGGGATGCCACTGTCCCGGATGCCGGGTCAAAGCAAACTTTGGATTGACGAACATCTATTACTGCCTGAACGGCACGGAGATGGATATAAGGAAAGGAGACTAA
- the ygiD gene encoding 4,5-DOPA dioxygenase extradiol, which translates to MAANNGERMPVLFIGHGSPMNAIEDNDYTRSLTGLGRIIPRPDAILVVSAHWLTKGTSVCCLQIPETIHDFYGFPRPLYQVQYPAPGAPAQAKMLSELSPDQVKCDLTWGLDHASWAVLKHVFPNADVPVFELSLDYFPGTFDERPVRYHYDLAKRLAAIREQGVLVMGSGNAVHNLRMIDFNHLDAAPYEWAKAFDDKLKEHLISGDDDHLIDYRTMPGGDLAVPTLDHYLPMIYAIGMRQPGESLEFVHEGFQNKSISMRSFIIR; encoded by the coding sequence ATGGCAGCGAACAACGGGGAAAGGATGCCGGTTTTGTTCATCGGTCATGGATCGCCCATGAACGCGATCGAGGATAACGACTATACCAGGAGCCTCACCGGATTGGGACGGATCATCCCCCGACCTGATGCGATTCTGGTGGTATCTGCACACTGGCTGACCAAGGGCACTTCGGTATGCTGCCTCCAGATACCGGAGACGATACATGATTTCTACGGTTTCCCGCGTCCCCTTTACCAGGTCCAGTATCCTGCACCGGGAGCTCCGGCCCAGGCCAAGATGCTCTCCGAGCTTTCCCCCGACCAGGTGAAGTGCGATCTGACATGGGGGTTGGACCATGCCTCGTGGGCTGTGCTGAAACACGTATTTCCAAACGCTGATGTTCCGGTATTCGAGCTCAGCCTGGACTACTTTCCCGGAACGTTCGACGAGAGGCCGGTCCGATACCATTACGACCTTGCCAAAAGGCTGGCGGCGATCCGGGAGCAGGGCGTCCTGGTAATGGGATCTGGCAATGCCGTTCACAATCTGCGAATGATCGATTTCAACCACCTCGATGCCGCCCCATATGAGTGGGCGAAGGCATTCGATGATAAACTCAAGGAACACCTTATTTCCGGTGATGACGACCATCTGATCGATTACCGGACCATGCCTGGGGGAGATCTGGCAGTGCCGACCTTGGATCACTATCTCCCTATGATCTACGCTATCGGCATGAGACAGCCTGGAGAATCACTGGAGTTCGTCCATGAGGGATTCCAGAATAAGTCCATCTCGATGCGATCGTTCATCATAAGGTGA
- a CDS encoding flavin reductase family protein, with protein sequence MEKVQIGSHAPPMAMPVCLVGSNIDGKANFCTVAWFTILDDEPPMVAMVLGKGRLTMEGIRQNGCFSLNIPSEFNVTAVDYCGINSGHDTDKSKVFGVSYGTLRTAPLANECRISAECKLAKVIEFPGTDLVIGEVVQLHVDKTLVKNGKVDVEDLRQLLYAFPGGPYLSIGPAVAEAFKVGKTFTAKK encoded by the coding sequence ATGGAAAAGGTCCAGATAGGAAGCCACGCTCCGCCGATGGCCATGCCAGTATGCTTGGTCGGATCGAACATCGATGGCAAGGCGAATTTCTGTACGGTCGCCTGGTTCACAATACTCGACGATGAACCCCCGATGGTCGCGATGGTGCTGGGAAAAGGCAGGTTGACAATGGAAGGCATCAGGCAGAATGGCTGCTTCAGCCTCAACATCCCCAGCGAGTTCAACGTGACAGCGGTCGACTACTGTGGCATCAATTCTGGACATGATACGGACAAATCGAAGGTCTTCGGGGTGTCGTATGGAACGCTGAGGACCGCCCCCTTGGCCAACGAATGTCGTATCAGCGCCGAGTGCAAATTAGCCAAAGTGATCGAGTTTCCCGGCACAGACCTGGTCATAGGGGAGGTGGTCCAGCTCCATGTAGACAAGACCCTTGTCAAGAACGGAAAGGTCGACGTGGAGGACTTAAGGCAGTTGCTATACGCGTTCCCCGGTGGCCCCTACCTCTCGATAGGGCCAGCCGTGGCCGAGGCATTCAAGGTCGGGAAGACCTTCACGGCCAAGAAGTGA
- a CDS encoding DUF998 domain-containing protein: protein MTNWRSPGLLMMLGSLELLFLVHLAEILYPGYNVSQNYISDLGVGPDPSRTIFTVAIIAFGILITTSVYLRGGPAWEVPILVGLSGAGTIGVGVFDEHWGVVHLVFAGLAFGVGSMAALVSSRTVKGPLSIVFATLGLTGLIALCLQGTKIYLGLGPGGMERMIYYPAIFWVLIYGVYLISIERCKK, encoded by the coding sequence ATGACGAACTGGAGGAGCCCCGGCCTATTGATGATGTTGGGCTCCTTGGAACTTTTGTTCCTAGTGCATCTGGCCGAGATCCTTTATCCTGGCTACAATGTCTCCCAGAACTACATCAGTGACCTCGGTGTCGGACCGGATCCCAGCCGTACCATATTCACCGTTGCCATAATCGCGTTCGGCATCCTCATAACCACCTCGGTCTACCTTCGGGGAGGGCCCGCCTGGGAGGTCCCCATCCTGGTGGGCCTTTCCGGAGCAGGCACCATCGGCGTAGGGGTGTTCGACGAGCATTGGGGGGTGGTCCACCTGGTGTTCGCCGGACTCGCTTTCGGCGTTGGCAGCATGGCTGCGTTGGTATCCTCGCGCACCGTCAAGGGACCACTTTCGATAGTTTTCGCAACTCTTGGCCTTACCGGTCTGATCGCACTGTGCCTACAGGGGACGAAGATCTACCTGGGATTGGGTCCGGGGGGGATGGAACGTATGATCTACTATCCGGCCATTTTCTGGGTGCTGATCTACGGGGTCTATCTCATATCCATTGAAAGATGCAAGAAATGA
- a CDS encoding endonuclease III domain-containing protein translates to MKLVSAFTSEIIPKSPYDYMLTVRKPAGWPLFTPSEIFETGTLWTATHIEGTLVGIKLSSKGTIDEPAVVAEIYLERKPDASQLRTINRSLTRSIGADEDLTEFYAMAEKDDILKHTVADLKGMHNTMPSTIFPDAVLAITLQMTTIARSNQMMECLLNTYGDVAEFDGKKVNTWPRPSSLASVTPEVLAKSCNMGYRAKHLVRLAKKIENEGFPGIEELEQLSPEEAKGKLLELPGIGDYSADIINPKGGFPIDVWSADVFGLLFFGNEPINKDKELQLIKKEGIRRWGKWSWMAFYYVVQDLENLSDHLGIRLRLI, encoded by the coding sequence TTGAAGCTAGTGTCCGCCTTCACGTCTGAGATCATCCCGAAGAGCCCATACGATTATATGCTCACGGTCAGGAAGCCAGCCGGATGGCCCCTGTTCACTCCCTCAGAGATCTTCGAGACCGGCACGCTATGGACAGCCACCCACATCGAAGGCACGCTCGTCGGGATCAAGCTCAGTTCGAAGGGAACGATAGACGAGCCCGCAGTCGTTGCCGAGATTTATCTTGAGCGGAAGCCAGATGCCAGTCAGCTTCGGACGATCAACCGGTCCTTGACCCGGAGCATAGGTGCGGACGAAGATCTTACCGAGTTCTATGCCATGGCGGAAAAGGACGACATTCTGAAACACACAGTGGCCGACCTGAAGGGCATGCACAACACCATGCCAAGCACGATATTTCCGGACGCCGTCCTGGCCATAACATTGCAGATGACCACCATAGCAAGAAGCAACCAGATGATGGAATGTCTTTTGAACACCTACGGGGACGTGGCCGAGTTCGACGGAAAAAAGGTGAACACCTGGCCTCGGCCGAGCTCTCTGGCTTCGGTAACCCCTGAGGTGCTAGCGAAGTCCTGTAACATGGGATACCGGGCCAAGCACCTGGTGAGGTTGGCGAAGAAGATCGAGAACGAGGGTTTCCCTGGTATCGAGGAGCTTGAACAACTTTCGCCGGAAGAGGCGAAGGGGAAGCTGCTGGAGCTCCCTGGCATCGGCGACTATTCCGCGGACATCATCAACCCCAAGGGCGGATTTCCCATCGATGTGTGGTCGGCCGATGTGTTTGGGCTCCTCTTCTTCGGCAACGAGCCGATCAACAAGGACAAGGAGCTTCAGCTCATCAAGAAGGAAGGGATCCGGCGGTGGGGAAAATGGTCCTGGATGGCCTTCTATTATGTTGTCCAGGACCTGGAGAACCTATCCGACCACCTTGGGATCAGGCTCAGGCTGATCTGA
- a CDS encoding MDR family MFS transporter: MMFGRPKKEKVETKPLTAEERTKKRARTFIMLGLALGMLIASLDQTVVGTSLPKIVGDLGGMSLFSWLFTAYMLAETVTIPIAGKMSDLYGRRPVFLAGMGLFLGGSILAGMSGSMEQLIMCRFIQGLGGGALMPVAMSTVADLYAPTERGKIQGMLGAIFAVSSIIGPFMGGFIVDNMDWRWVFYVNLPVGVAAILVTSFKFPKLVNAEKKRLDFAGMAALTTSLSAFLLLLTWGGSTYPWESIEIIGLGVLSIASVVAFAFIERRADDPILPLHLFKEPIFTLGSAALLLMSFGLFGIIAFLPLFLQAVIGMSATYSGEVLIPLMMGAMGGAMVSGFAIKKTGYKVWLVSGPLIGAFGLYLLSTLHGGSTVWDAVIYLIITGLGLGFVFANYIVAAQNVCQKCEIGIMTSAMSLFRGLGGTIGVTILGVIVNNTMVTQLNQNLPAGAMSVLPTTDVNSLGGLLLTPAAATIPAPVIEAIRLSLSNSITYMFLIGMVFVLAAWVVSIFIRSVPLQSAEEYHNGTEVNGEASESEATKTPEQNVAVQLATDEIVK, encoded by the coding sequence ATGATGTTTGGAAGACCAAAGAAGGAAAAAGTAGAAACCAAACCTCTCACCGCTGAAGAGCGGACCAAGAAGAGGGCCCGTACTTTCATAATGCTGGGATTGGCCCTAGGCATGCTTATCGCCTCACTGGACCAGACGGTGGTCGGAACCAGCCTGCCAAAGATCGTGGGTGACCTGGGAGGCATGAGCCTGTTCTCGTGGCTGTTCACCGCCTACATGCTCGCCGAGACCGTCACCATCCCGATCGCCGGAAAGATGTCCGACCTATATGGCCGTAGGCCAGTGTTCCTGGCCGGAATGGGCCTGTTCCTTGGCGGTTCGATCCTGGCAGGGATGTCCGGGTCGATGGAGCAGCTGATCATGTGCCGGTTCATTCAAGGTCTTGGTGGCGGTGCACTGATGCCGGTGGCCATGTCCACGGTCGCGGACCTGTACGCCCCCACCGAGCGGGGCAAGATCCAGGGAATGCTGGGTGCCATCTTCGCGGTGTCGAGCATCATCGGACCTTTCATGGGTGGATTCATCGTCGACAACATGGACTGGCGCTGGGTGTTCTACGTGAACCTGCCGGTCGGAGTGGCCGCGATACTGGTCACCTCGTTCAAGTTCCCCAAATTGGTGAACGCAGAAAAGAAGAGGCTAGACTTTGCCGGCATGGCCGCATTGACCACATCGCTGTCGGCGTTCCTGCTTCTGCTCACCTGGGGCGGATCGACCTATCCCTGGGAGAGCATCGAGATAATCGGCCTGGGTGTGCTGTCGATAGCATCGGTCGTTGCATTTGCGTTCATAGAGCGCAGGGCCGATGACCCGATCCTCCCGCTTCACCTGTTCAAGGAGCCGATATTCACCCTCGGCTCGGCCGCACTGTTGCTGATGTCGTTCGGTCTGTTCGGCATCATCGCATTCCTGCCGCTGTTCCTGCAAGCGGTGATCGGCATGTCGGCCACATACAGCGGCGAGGTACTGATACCGCTGATGATGGGAGCTATGGGAGGTGCGATGGTCTCGGGGTTCGCCATCAAGAAGACGGGATACAAGGTATGGCTAGTCTCCGGTCCGCTGATCGGGGCGTTCGGCCTTTACTTGCTTTCCACGCTTCATGGAGGCTCGACCGTATGGGATGCCGTCATCTATCTGATCATAACCGGCCTCGGACTTGGGTTTGTCTTCGCCAACTACATCGTGGCAGCGCAGAACGTATGCCAGAAGTGTGAGATCGGCATCATGACCAGTGCCATGAGCCTGTTCCGCGGTCTCGGTGGCACCATTGGCGTCACAATACTGGGCGTGATCGTGAACAACACTATGGTGACCCAGCTGAACCAGAACCTGCCGGCCGGAGCGATGTCGGTGCTGCCCACAACGGACGTCAACAGCCTGGGAGGGTTGCTATTGACCCCAGCCGCGGCGACCATACCAGCACCGGTGATCGAGGCCATCCGCCTCTCGCTGAGCAACAGCATCACCTACATGTTCCTCATTGGAATGGTGTTCGTGCTCGCCGCCTGGGTGGTCAGCATCTTCATCCGGAGCGTACCGCTTCAATCGGCCGAGGAGTATCACAACGGCACCGAGGTCAATGGGGAGGCTTCCGAGTCCGAAGCGACCAAGACACCGGAGCAGAATGTGGCTGTCCAGCTGGCGACCGATGAGATCGTCAAGTGA
- a CDS encoding GNAT family N-acetyltransferase, translated as MKVIRGDASHLEQIMEIWKGFMEYHQRIDSYYGTVEGGHLKFGEYIRERMGRSDSLVLAAMDGKDLVGYCLCYVQERPPIFTERTVGILSDLAVKEEHRGGGAGGALLEESLGWLRNNGVKRVELRTSARNHQAIEFYEKHGFWIYDHMMTREI; from the coding sequence ATGAAGGTCATCCGAGGGGATGCATCCCATCTGGAACAGATCATGGAGATCTGGAAAGGGTTCATGGAGTATCACCAGCGCATCGACTCCTACTATGGAACCGTGGAAGGGGGTCACCTCAAGTTTGGCGAGTACATCCGGGAACGGATGGGACGGAGCGACTCGTTGGTCTTGGCGGCAATGGACGGAAAAGATCTGGTGGGCTACTGCTTATGCTATGTTCAGGAGCGGCCGCCGATCTTCACGGAAAGGACGGTCGGCATCCTCTCAGATCTGGCGGTGAAAGAGGAACATCGAGGGGGCGGGGCTGGCGGCGCCCTTTTGGAGGAATCGCTTGGCTGGCTCCGGAATAACGGGGTCAAGAGGGTTGAGCTGAGGACCTCGGCCAGGAACCACCAGGCGATAGAGTTCTACGAGAAGCATGGTTTCTGGATATACGATCATATGATGACCCGTGAGATCTAG